From the Cyanobium sp. M30B3 genome, the window CGGTGAGCTGTTTTTATATCGACACCGAGGGGCGCTGGTGGGGCCCCGAGCTGGCCGATGCGGTGCTGGCCCAGGGCACCCCGGCCAGCCCCGACCAGCTCACCGCGGCCCTGCAGCAGGCCGGACTGCCCGCCCAGAGCCGGGGGCTGGGCCGCTTTCCCGCCGGCGCCCTGGAGATGCAGGTGTGGTTCCCGGTGCTGCATGGCCCCAATGGCGAGGACGGCACGATCCAGGGGCTGTTCACCCTGATGCAGGTGCCCTACGTGGGCTCCGGGGTGCTCGGTTCAGCCGTGGGCATGGACAAGCAGGCCATGAAGGCCGCCTTCGCCGCCGCCGGCCTGCCCCAGGTGCCCTACGCCTGCGTGAATGCCGCCGAGCTGCAAACCAGGCCCGGCGAGCCTGCCGATGCACTGCTGGAACGGCTGGAGCAGCAGCTGGGCTACCCCTGCTTCGTGAAGCCCGCCAACCTGGGCTCCTCGGTGGGGATCAGCAAGGCCCACAGCCGCGAGGAGCTGCGGGCCGGACTCCTGGCTGCCGCCGCCCTCGATCCCCGCATCGTGGTGGAGCAAGGGGTCACGGCCCGCGAACTGGAATGTGCGGTGAAGGGAGGGGGCGCCGCAGCGCTGCAGGCCTCGGTGCTGGGGGAGATCTGCTTCGACGCCGACTGGTACGACTACGACACCAAATACAGCGAGGGCAAGAGCCACACCGTGATTCCGGCCCAGGTGCCGGAGGCCGTGAGCGAGCGGGCGCGGGCGATGGCGATCGAGGCCTGCAGGGCCGTGCACGCCCAGGGCCTGGCGCGGGTGGACTTCTTCTACGCCGAAGCCAGCGGCGAGCTCTGGCTCAACGAGATCAACACCCTGCCCGGCTTCACCAGCCAGAGCATGTACCCGATGCTCTGGGCCGCCTCCGGCGTGGATCTCGAGCCACTGGTGGCGCAATTGGTGGAAGGGGCGAGACAATGGCATTCCCAGATACCCCAGGGGGGGCCATCGGCATGACGCAGGGCCTGCTGTGGTTGCCACTGCTGCTGGTGTTTGTGCTGCTCACGGCCCTGGGCTGGCTGGAGCGGCGCCGCCAGCGGCTGTTCAGGGAGTGGGCCGAGGGGGCCGAACTGGCCAAGCTCGACAGCTGCGGGGCGGCCCGGCTGGTGGACGGCGTGCTGAGCTGGAGCAGCTTTGAAGCGGGCCAGCTCAAGCCGGAGGGGGAATTCGTGATCAAGCAGCTCGAACTGGTGGAGCTGTTGGCCCTGCGCTCCGGCGAGGCACCCCTCACCGAGGAGTCCCAGGGCGCCTGCCGGCTGCGGCTGGTGGGCAACGGGGCGCAGATGGACCTGCCCTTCGCCGACGCCGAGCGGGCCCGCCGCTGGATCGGCGAGCTGATGGCCCGCTCCCGCTGCGAGCTGTGAGCCAGGCCCGTCCCCTCTCGCCCGGCGCCGAGCGCCGCCGGCAGCTGCGCCAGCAGCAGCGCCAGGAACGCCTGCGCAATGCCTGGCGGGTGCTGGTGTTCCTGGGTGTGGCCGGCGGCCTGGGCTACGGCCTGCTGAGGCTGGGCTGGACCCTCAGCGGACCGGAGCAGGTGGAGGTGATCGGCAGCCGTCAGGTGACCACCACGGAAGTGATCAGCGCCGCCGGCATCCGCTTTCCCCAGCCCCTGCTCACCCTCGACCCCCGCCGCATCGGCACCGGACTGGCCGGCACGCTGCCGGTGGAGGAGGTGCGGGTGAGCCGCCTGATGGCCCCTCCCCGCCTGCGGGTGGTTGTGGTGGATCGCCAACCGGTGGCCAGGGCCGAGCGCCAGGGCCCCGACGGCCTGGAGCGGGGCTATGTGGACCGACTGGGCAACTGGATGACCGCCCGCCAGGGTCAGGGCCTGCGCACCGAGACCAGCGACAGGCTGCTGGTGAAGGGCTGGCTTCCCAGATACCGCCAGGCCCTCACGGACGTGCTGCGGCAGCGCGACGGGCTGGTCGACGACATGCGCACCCTGCGTTTTGATGCGGCCGGCAGCATCTGGGTGGACAGCGCCAGCCTCGGAGCGGTGCGGCTGGGCCCGGGGGATGGGCAGCTGCCGCAACGGCTTCGGGTGCTGGAGCACCTGGTGGCCACCCTGCCCGCCCAGCTCAAGGGCAAGCGGCTGCAGAGCATCGACCTCACCGATCCCAACCAACCCGAGCTGGCCCTGGTGCCCGGTGCGGCTCCCGCCAGGCCGGCGCCCACCAATCCCTGAGGCACCGGCCCGAGATTCCGGCCTCAGACACCATGGCTGGTGTGCTCAAACCCGCAAACGTGTGAGAATCGGAAGATAAAAGTGCTCCCGGGCCTACATAATGCACGCGCAGATCAGCGGAGATCGCGCCATGGGCACTGACGGCCCAACTGCCAACGGTGCCTCACCGAACACCCTTCCCATGAGCCAGAGCCCCAGCAGCGGCATCGTCCCCAGCCAGTCAGCCCGGATTGAAGTGATCGGCGTTGGCGGTGGCGGCAGCAATGCCGTCAACCGGATGATTGCCTCCGACCTGCAGGGGGTGGGCTACCGGGTGCTGAACACCGACGCCCAGGCCCTGCTGCAGTCGGCCGCCCAGAACCGCACCCAGCTCGGCCAGAAGCTCACCCGTGGCCTGGGGGCCGGCGGCAATCCGGTGATCGGCCAGAAGGCGGCTGAAGAATCCCGCAACGAGCTGCAGGAATCCCTGCAGGGGGCCGACCTGGTGTTCATCGCCGCCGGCATGGGCGGCGGCACCGGCACCGGCGCGGCGCCGATCCTGGCCGAGGTGGCCAAGGAAGTGGGTGCCCTCACGGTCGGCATCGTCACCAAGCCGTTCGGCTTCGAGGGCCGCAAGCGCCTGCGCCAGGCCGAGGAGGGCATCGCCCGCCTGGCCGAACATGTGGACACGTTGATCGTGATTCCCAACGACCGGCTGCGCGACGCCATCGCCGGAGCTCCCCTGAACGAGGCCTTCCGCGCCGCCGACGACGTGCTGCGCATGGGCGTGAAGGGCATCACCGACATCATCACCCGCCCCGGCCTGGTGAACGTGGACTTCGCCGATGTGCGCTCGGTGATGGCCGATGCCGGCACGGCCCTGCTGGGCATCGGTGTGGGATCCGGCCGCAGCCGGGCCACCGAGGCCGCCCAGGCGGCGATGTCCAGCCCGCTGCTGGAGTCGGCCCGCATCGACGGGGCCAAGGGCGTGGTGATCAACATCAGCGGCGGCAAGGACATGACCCTGGAGGACATGACCACCGCCTCCGAGGCCATCTATGACGTGGTCGACCCCGACGCCAACATCATCGTGGGCGCGGTGGTGGACGAGCGCCTGGAGGGCGAGATCCACGTGACCGTGATCGCCACAGGTTTCGAGAGCGGCGCCGCCTACCGCCAGGAGCGTCCTGCCGTGGGCTTCGCCTCCGGTTCAGCCTTCAATCCCGAGCCTCCGCCGTCTCCCACCAGCACCAACGCCAGCGCTGACGACCGCGGTGCCAAGATCCCGCCCTTCCTGCTCAACCGCCACTCCCGCAGCGAGGAGAGCTGAGCCCTGACCCGGGAGCTGCCGGACCAACGGCAGCTCCCGGGTCAGGGCTCAGGGGATTGATCAGTGGGTTGAACAGAAGAGGGTGACCCGGAATCCACGCCTGCCCTGAGCATCCCGTGTGGCTGCTCCCTTCCGGTCCTGACCAGGTTTGGGCGTCAGGGCCGCGTGGGTCCGAGTCGGGTTGATGCTAGCAATGCCCCACCCCTCCCCCTTGCCTGTGCCCCTGCGTCCCGCCGATCTGGCCCGCCGCAAGCGGGCCGGGCTGCCGATCACGGTGCTCACCGCCTGGGACGCCCTTTCCGGCGCCGTGGTGGCCGAGGCGGGAGCGGATGCGGTGCTGGTGGGCGACTCCCTGGCCATGGTGGTGCTCGGCCACCCCACCACCCTGCCGGTGACCCTGGAGGAGATGCTCCACCACTGCCGGGCCACCGCCCGGGGGCTGGCCAGCGTCTGCGCCCTGGGCCAGGAACCGCTGCTGATCGTGGATCTGCCCTTCCTCAGCTACCAGTGCAGCGCGGATGCCGCCGTGGCCGCCGCCGGCCGGGCGCTCAAGGAGAGTCCGGCCGCCGCCGTGAAGCTGGAGGGGGCCGAACCGGAAACCCTCACGGTGATCGACCGGCTGGTGCGCAGCGGCATCCCGGTGATGGGCCACATCGGCCTCACCCCCCAGGCGGTGCACCAGCTGGGCTACCGCCGCCAGGGCAACGACGCCGCCAGCCGCCAGCGGCTGGAGCGGGATGCCCTGGCCCTGCAGGCGGCGGGCTGCTTTGCCCTGGTGCTGGAGCACGTGCCGGACGGGCTGGCCGCCTCCATCACCGCCCAGCTGGCCATTCCCGTGATCGGCATCGGCGCCGGCGCGGGCTGCGACGGCCAGGTGCGGGTCACCGCCGATCTGCTCGGCCTCACCCCCCGCCAGCCGCCCTTCAGCCCGCCGCTGCTGCAGGGACGCCAGCTGGCGGTGGAGGCGCTGCGCCGCTGGATTGCCCAGCAGCACCCTGCCGCGTCTCCCACCACTCCAGGAGCTGGGCCAGCACCCCATTGCTGAGGGCCAGGCCGGCCGGGTCACGCAGCCGCCAGCGCCCCCCTTCCTCCAGCAGCAGCCCCTGCTCCAGCCAGGGGGCCAATGCCTGCCGCACCTCGGCCAAAGCAGCCGCCACAGCGGCGGGGTCCCGCCCTCACCCGCCAGCAGCGCCGCCAGGCGCACCCCCTCGCGCCGGCGCAGGCCCACCAGGAGCCGTTCATCCAGGGGCATGCCTGGGCCCGCCGCAAGTTGGCCGGCAGCCGGCGGCCAGGAGCTGGCCAGCCAGGCGGCATAGGCCTGGCGGGTGCGCGGACGGGCCTGGCGCTCGCCCCAGGGGGCGGCGGTGGCCCCCAGGCCGAAGCCCCACCAGCCGGCACCGCTCCAGTACACCCGGTTGTGGCGGGAGGCATGGCCGGGGAGGGCGTAGTTGGAAATCTCGTAGTGGCCGTAGCCGGCGGCGCTGAGCTCGGCCCAGGTGAGCTCCATCAGGTCGGCCGCCAGGTCGTGGTGGGGGAGCTCCAGCTGGCCCCGCTCGGCGCGACGGCCGAACACGGTGCCGGGCTCGATTGTGAGGTCGTACACCGAGAGATGGGGCGGACCGCAGGCCACCGCCTGGCGCAGCTGCTGCCGCCACAGGGGCAGGGTCTGCCCCGGCACGGCCTGAATCAGGTCGAGGCTCCAGCTGCTCAGGGCACCCTCGCTGCGGGCCTGGGCCAGCCAGGCGGCGGCCTGGCGCAGGTCGTCGCCCCTGTGGCGGCGGCCCAGGGCCAGCAGCACGCCGTCATCGAAGCTCTGCCCCCCCAGGCTCACCCGGTTCACGCCGGCGGCCAGGTAGCCGGCCAGCCGGCGCTGATCAAAGCTGGCCGGATCCAGCTCCAGGCTGATCTCGGCCGCCGGCGCCAGGCCATAGCGGCGGCCCAGGGCCCTCAGCAGGTCGCCCACCTGCTCCGGGGTG encodes:
- a CDS encoding FtsQ-type POTRA domain-containing protein, whose protein sequence is MSQARPLSPGAERRRQLRQQQRQERLRNAWRVLVFLGVAGGLGYGLLRLGWTLSGPEQVEVIGSRQVTTTEVISAAGIRFPQPLLTLDPRRIGTGLAGTLPVEEVRVSRLMAPPRLRVVVVDRQPVARAERQGPDGLERGYVDRLGNWMTARQGQGLRTETSDRLLVKGWLPRYRQALTDVLRQRDGLVDDMRTLRFDAAGSIWVDSASLGAVRLGPGDGQLPQRLRVLEHLVATLPAQLKGKRLQSIDLTDPNQPELALVPGAAPARPAPTNP
- the ftsZ gene encoding cell division protein FtsZ, whose product is MSQSPSSGIVPSQSARIEVIGVGGGGSNAVNRMIASDLQGVGYRVLNTDAQALLQSAAQNRTQLGQKLTRGLGAGGNPVIGQKAAEESRNELQESLQGADLVFIAAGMGGGTGTGAAPILAEVAKEVGALTVGIVTKPFGFEGRKRLRQAEEGIARLAEHVDTLIVIPNDRLRDAIAGAPLNEAFRAADDVLRMGVKGITDIITRPGLVNVDFADVRSVMADAGTALLGIGVGSGRSRATEAAQAAMSSPLLESARIDGAKGVVINISGGKDMTLEDMTTASEAIYDVVDPDANIIVGAVVDERLEGEIHVTVIATGFESGAAYRQERPAVGFASGSAFNPEPPPSPTSTNASADDRGAKIPPFLLNRHSRSEES
- a CDS encoding D-alanine--D-alanine ligase; this translates as MSEVSTPAPASPDPVRVGLVFGGASGEHPVSIRSAATVLRGLRSGANASRYAVSCFYIDTEGRWWGPELADAVLAQGTPASPDQLTAALQQAGLPAQSRGLGRFPAGALEMQVWFPVLHGPNGEDGTIQGLFTLMQVPYVGSGVLGSAVGMDKQAMKAAFAAAGLPQVPYACVNAAELQTRPGEPADALLERLEQQLGYPCFVKPANLGSSVGISKAHSREELRAGLLAAAALDPRIVVEQGVTARELECAVKGGGAAALQASVLGEICFDADWYDYDTKYSEGKSHTVIPAQVPEAVSERARAMAIEACRAVHAQGLARVDFFYAEASGELWLNEINTLPGFTSQSMYPMLWAASGVDLEPLVAQLVEGARQWHSQIPQGGPSA
- the panB gene encoding 3-methyl-2-oxobutanoate hydroxymethyltransferase; the encoded protein is MRPADLARRKRAGLPITVLTAWDALSGAVVAEAGADAVLVGDSLAMVVLGHPTTLPVTLEEMLHHCRATARGLASVCALGQEPLLIVDLPFLSYQCSADAAVAAAGRALKESPAAAVKLEGAEPETLTVIDRLVRSGIPVMGHIGLTPQAVHQLGYRRQGNDAASRQRLERDALALQAAGCFALVLEHVPDGLAASITAQLAIPVIGIGAGAGCDGQVRVTADLLGLTPRQPPFSPPLLQGRQLAVEALRRWIAQQHPAASPTTPGAGPAPHC